A stretch of DNA from Henriciella sp. AS95:
TGACGGTTTCAAACATCGATTTAGCGCTCGACACATTTCTTTCTCCGGCCGGCGATGAGTTAATCTTGCTGCCCAACCGTCTTCATAAGTCCCAGCTCGACTTTTCTTTGGAGAGCCTGAAGGTCGTCGATGACTGGCTGAAGGACATCCACACGATCAATCGGTTGCAGGCCGATCAAGGCAGGGCAGGGGAGTCGTTGATCAGTGACGGACGCGGCGACAATTCGGTCATGTTTGCTGGCCTGTACCTCGGAGAAGTCATCCGTGCCAATTCCGATCTTGAGTGGACCTGGCAGCGTTTCGACACGTTCATCGCGGCCAATCCTTATTTCTCTGAGCATTACGGCTTCGACCCCGGACTGGACAGTTTCGTCCTTGTGGGGCCTCAGGGTGTAGCGACTCCTATCAACACGGCGCTAAAACGGGTCCTCGTCGGCAAAGAAGAGAGCTTGCATTTCATCGGAATGCTGCTGATGAACCCCGTCGACCTGGAATCGGCTGTATCGGGCCAAAACTTCTTCGGCTTGACTGATATCCGCTGACCGTCGAGCGCATTCGCCGCACAAACGGGCTTTGAATCCGACCAAGATGTCTCTACATGCGCAGCATGTTGAAACTTGATAATCTGCACGCGAGCGTTGGCGACGGTGACGAAGCAAAGCCCATCATAAAGGGGCTTACGCTTGAGGTGCCAAAGGGCGAAGTCCATGCGATCATGGGCCCCAATGGGGCCGGGAAGTCCACGCTTTCCTATGTTCTGACTGGACGTGAGGGCTATGAGGTTACCGAAGGTAGCGCTGCGCTGGACGGCGAAGACCTTCTTTCGATGGACCCGGAAGAACGGGCGGCAAAAGGTATTTTTCTATCCTTCCAGTACCCCATCGAAATTCCTGGTGTTCCCGTGATGACATTCGTTCGCACGGCGATGAACGCACAGAGAAAGCGACGCGGTGAAGACGAGATATCGGCACCTGACTTCATCAAGAAGGCTCGTGAAGTCGGCGCCACGCTGAAGATCGATTCAGACATGTTAAAGCGCCCATTGAATGTGGGTTTTTCGGGCGGTGAAAAGAAGCGGCTCGAAATCTTCCAGATGATGATGCTTGAACCGCGCTTCGCCATTCTGGATGAAACGGATTCCGGACTGGATATTGATGCTCTGAAAACGGTTGCGGATGGCGTAAACGCGCTTCGCCGGCCCGATCGCGGCATGTTGGTTATCACGCACTATCAGAGACTTCTCGATCATATCAAACCAGACAAAGTGCACGTGCTGGCAAAAGGGCGGATCGTGACTTCAGGCGGACCGGAACTTGCCCTTCGACTGGAAAAGGAAGGCTATGACGGCATCCTTGGGGAGCCGGCTTGACCTCAGCCAACGTCGATATCCGATTGCGCCACCCAACCACCGCTGAAGAGCAGCTCTTCGCGAAGTTCGGCTCGCTTGACCCAGATGCGGCCCGCTCCGCCGCATTCCAGGCGTTCGCGCGCACTGGTTTGCCGCATCGCCGGCTAGAGCAATGGAAATGGACCGATTTTCGCGCGGCCGTGCCAGAGCTTGTCGTTCCAGGCCGGTCGGGGACTGAGCAAAAGATTAGTTTTCCTGACGATGCGGCCATTCTGCGATTTGATGGCGAAAACTGGAAAGTTCCGCAGTCGCTTCCAGAAGGTATAAGCGTCTACGAAAAGGAAAAAGCGCAAGGCGTCGGTGAAGCCAAGGAATTGCCTCTTGGAGCGCTGACGGCCTCAATGACGGGCCAACCAGTCAAGAACGACGTATTGATGATAGAAGTCACGGCAGAGGTGGCTGCGCCGCTTTACTTCGACTTCGACGAACGTGCCGCTGAGTTGGCCTTCACCCGCCTCGCAATCGTCGTTCGCTCAGGCTGTTCCATCAGTACGGTTGAGCGGTACGCCGGATCAGCAGGTTTTTCCTCGGTTTTATTAGAGTTTGGTCTACAGGACGGCGCATCGGTGGATCGGACCATTGTTCAACGCGGGACTAAAGACCAGGCTGTCGGCGTCACAACAACGGCGACTCTCGAAAAAGGGGCTTCGTTTGAGCAGACTGCGCTCGGCTTCGGCGCAAAGGTCAGCCGAGTGGAGACGCATGTCGACTTCGCTGGTACCGACGCCAGTGCGACGATCAATTCTGCCTACCTTGTCGGCGACGGCTACCACATGGATTTTACAAGTCATGTCCGTCATGGCGCGGAGTCATGTACAACACGTCAACTGACCAAGGGCGCGGTCGCCAAAGGTGGACGAGGTGTTTTCCAGGGTAAATTT
This window harbors:
- the sufC gene encoding Fe-S cluster assembly ATPase SufC → MLKLDNLHASVGDGDEAKPIIKGLTLEVPKGEVHAIMGPNGAGKSTLSYVLTGREGYEVTEGSAALDGEDLLSMDPEERAAKGIFLSFQYPIEIPGVPVMTFVRTAMNAQRKRRGEDEISAPDFIKKAREVGATLKIDSDMLKRPLNVGFSGGEKKRLEIFQMMMLEPRFAILDETDSGLDIDALKTVADGVNALRRPDRGMLVITHYQRLLDHIKPDKVHVLAKGRIVTSGGPELALRLEKEGYDGILGEPA
- a CDS encoding SufD family Fe-S cluster assembly protein, yielding MPELVVPGRSGTEQKISFPDDAAILRFDGENWKVPQSLPEGISVYEKEKAQGVGEAKELPLGALTASMTGQPVKNDVLMIEVTAEVAAPLYFDFDERAAELAFTRLAIVVRSGCSISTVERYAGSAGFSSVLLEFGLQDGASVDRTIVQRGTKDQAVGVTTTATLEKGASFEQTALGFGAKVSRVETHVDFAGTDASATINSAYLVGDGYHMDFTSHVRHGAESCTTRQLTKGAVAKGGRGVFQGKFLVPRTVGQFTDANMQHQALLLESGAEVFAKPELEIYADDVECEHGNTSGQLDEAALFYMRQRGIPANQARALLIEAFVIEALEGAHPSVRESMIEAARAFLRQQG